A stretch of Desulfurivibrio alkaliphilus AHT 2 DNA encodes these proteins:
- a CDS encoding YifB family Mg chelatase-like AAA ATPase, which yields MLAKVKSGAVVGVDGLLVDVEVDIARGLPVFTTVGLAEGAVRESKERVKAAVKNSGYEFPARRITINLAPADLKKGGTGYDLPIAMGILAAGELIKPEQVAGCCFIGELSLDGGLRPTPGILPMVLAARQAGLEAVMVPRANAAEAAMVQGIKLLTADSLGEAVDMISGNRPSPPVEFTDQYNQTPDYGVDFAEVRGQEYTKRALEIAAAGHHNILLQGPPGSGKTMLARRLPTILPELSFEEALETTKIYSVAGELLPGCGLLQTRPFRAPHHTVSDAGLIGGGKMPRPGQVSLAHHGILFLDELPEFRKNVLEGLRQPLEDGRVTIARAQQSLSFPASFMLVAALNPCPCGHYPGTESHECSCTPAQVQRYRHRLSGPLLDRIDLYIEVTAVKFAEMSDHRPAESSADIRRRVDRVHEIQRKRFPRRKTAFYNSRMKPADLEQHCRVDATSRRLLEEAVRRFGLSARAYHRILKIARTIADLAESRELAPAHIAEAVQYRRLEIKK from the coding sequence ATGCTGGCCAAGGTGAAAAGCGGGGCAGTGGTAGGGGTGGACGGACTGCTGGTGGATGTGGAGGTGGACATTGCCCGGGGGCTGCCGGTCTTCACCACCGTGGGGTTGGCCGAAGGGGCGGTGCGGGAGAGCAAGGAGCGGGTCAAGGCGGCGGTGAAAAACAGCGGCTACGAGTTTCCCGCCCGGCGGATTACCATCAACCTGGCCCCGGCGGATTTGAAAAAGGGCGGCACCGGCTACGACCTGCCCATTGCCATGGGAATTCTGGCCGCCGGCGAGCTGATCAAGCCGGAGCAGGTGGCCGGCTGCTGTTTCATTGGTGAGCTTTCCCTGGATGGGGGGTTGCGGCCAACCCCCGGCATCCTGCCCATGGTGCTGGCGGCTCGCCAGGCCGGGCTGGAGGCGGTGATGGTACCTCGGGCCAACGCGGCGGAAGCGGCCATGGTGCAGGGGATCAAGCTGCTGACGGCGGATTCTTTGGGCGAGGCGGTGGATATGATCAGCGGCAATCGCCCCAGCCCACCGGTGGAATTTACCGACCAGTATAACCAGACCCCGGATTACGGGGTGGATTTCGCCGAGGTGCGGGGACAGGAATACACCAAAAGGGCGTTGGAGATTGCCGCCGCCGGCCACCACAATATCCTGCTGCAAGGCCCGCCGGGCAGCGGCAAGACCATGCTGGCCCGGCGGCTGCCCACCATTTTGCCCGAGCTCTCCTTTGAAGAGGCCCTGGAAACCACCAAGATCTACAGCGTGGCCGGCGAGCTGCTCCCCGGTTGCGGCCTGTTACAAACCCGCCCCTTTCGCGCCCCCCACCACACGGTTTCCGACGCCGGCCTCATCGGTGGCGGCAAAATGCCCCGCCCCGGCCAGGTTTCACTGGCCCACCACGGCATTCTCTTTTTGGATGAGCTGCCGGAGTTTCGCAAAAACGTGCTGGAAGGCCTACGCCAGCCGCTGGAAGACGGTCGGGTTACCATCGCCCGGGCCCAGCAGAGTCTGAGCTTTCCCGCTTCCTTTATGCTGGTGGCGGCCCTCAACCCCTGCCCCTGCGGCCATTACCCGGGTACCGAAAGCCATGAGTGTTCCTGCACTCCGGCCCAGGTTCAGCGCTACCGCCATCGGCTTTCCGGCCCTTTGCTGGACCGGATCGACCTCTATATCGAGGTGACGGCGGTGAAATTTGCCGAGATGAGCGACCACCGGCCGGCGGAATCGTCCGCCGACATCCGGCGGCGGGTGGACCGGGTCCACGAAATTCAGCGAAAACGCTTTCCCCGCCGCAAAACCGCCTTTTACAACAGCCGCATGAAGCCCGCCGACCTGGAGCAGCACTGCCGGGTGGATGCCACCTCCCGGCGCCTGCTGGAAGAGGCGGTGCGCCGCTTCGGGCTCTCCGCCCGGGCCTATCACCGGATCTTAAAAATAGCCCGCACCATTGCCGACCTGGCCGAAAGCCGGGAGTTGGCCCCCGCCCATATCGCC
- a CDS encoding molybdopterin biosynthesis protein translates to MRRNIYVDNLPLEEARQRWQIALEENGCIRAREELIPVDQALGRITARAVYAPNSAPFYNSAAMDGIAVDFRDTIGASEARPRLLEAGRFTPVNTGNALPEGCNAVIMIEDVHALSDGAVEIIAPAPPWQHVRTIGEDIVISELLLPENHVVRPIDLGALLATGVAEIMIKIPPAVAVIPTGSEIVQPGEQLKPGNIIEFNSRILAGYLSQWGAQAHRQEIVRDDPELLRRKLEAVTTNPAFDLVVINAGASAGSRDFTAQVLAQLGTVVVHGVNIKPGKPVILAIVNNKPVIGLPGYPVSAVLTLRLFGKALVDQWLGRDGDEEPAVTALMSRPLPSKLGTIDFVRVKLGQVGEKLIATPTGHGAGAVMTLVQADGILTVPAASEGIAAGAEVQIDLLRTLKEIANTLVFIGSHDNILDVIANLLHRRRPLTRLSSSHVGSMGGIMAIKRGEAHLAGSHLLDEASGEYNVPFIKKILADVPLKLVNLAWREQGLLVPKGNPKGISGFADLKRDDISFINRQRGAGTRILTDLHLNKLGIAPEEVTGYHREEYTHMTVASAVAGGNADTGLAIMAAARALDLDFIPVARERYDLIIPTAHAADPKVEAVLELIADNREFRDTVTGLGGYDLTDCGKLIYEQW, encoded by the coding sequence ATGCGACGCAATATCTACGTTGACAATCTCCCCCTGGAAGAAGCGCGGCAGCGCTGGCAAATTGCTCTGGAGGAAAATGGCTGCATCCGGGCCCGGGAGGAGCTGATCCCGGTGGACCAGGCCCTGGGGCGGATCACCGCTCGGGCGGTCTATGCCCCCAACTCGGCACCTTTTTACAATTCCGCCGCCATGGACGGGATCGCCGTTGATTTCCGCGACACCATCGGGGCCAGCGAGGCCCGGCCTCGGCTGCTGGAGGCCGGCCGCTTCACTCCGGTCAACACCGGCAACGCCCTGCCCGAAGGCTGCAACGCGGTGATCATGATCGAGGACGTGCACGCTTTGTCCGACGGCGCGGTGGAGATCATCGCCCCGGCCCCGCCCTGGCAGCATGTGCGAACCATCGGCGAGGATATCGTGATCAGCGAGCTGCTACTGCCGGAAAACCACGTGGTGCGCCCCATCGACCTGGGCGCCCTGCTGGCCACCGGAGTGGCGGAGATCATGATCAAGATTCCCCCGGCGGTGGCGGTGATTCCCACCGGCAGCGAAATCGTCCAACCCGGTGAGCAGCTTAAGCCCGGCAACATCATTGAATTTAACAGCCGCATTTTGGCTGGCTACCTGAGTCAGTGGGGGGCGCAGGCCCACCGCCAGGAGATTGTCCGCGACGACCCCGAACTGCTGCGCCGCAAGCTGGAAGCGGTCACCACCAACCCCGCCTTTGACCTGGTGGTGATCAACGCCGGCGCCTCGGCCGGCAGCCGCGACTTCACCGCCCAGGTGCTGGCACAGTTGGGTACGGTGGTGGTGCACGGGGTCAACATCAAGCCGGGCAAGCCGGTGATCCTGGCCATTGTCAACAACAAGCCGGTGATCGGCCTGCCGGGCTACCCGGTATCGGCGGTGCTGACCCTGCGCCTGTTCGGCAAGGCCCTGGTGGACCAGTGGCTGGGCCGCGACGGGGACGAGGAGCCGGCGGTGACCGCCCTGATGTCCAGACCCCTGCCCTCCAAGCTGGGCACCATCGATTTTGTTCGGGTCAAGCTGGGCCAAGTGGGTGAAAAGCTGATCGCCACCCCCACCGGACACGGGGCCGGGGCGGTGATGACCCTGGTCCAGGCCGACGGCATCCTTACCGTACCGGCAGCCAGCGAAGGGATCGCCGCCGGGGCCGAGGTGCAGATCGACCTGTTGCGCACGCTCAAGGAAATCGCCAACACCCTGGTCTTCATCGGCAGCCACGACAATATCCTCGATGTCATCGCCAACCTGCTGCACCGCCGCCGGCCGCTGACCCGCCTATCCTCCTCCCACGTGGGCAGCATGGGCGGGATCATGGCCATCAAGCGGGGCGAGGCGCACCTGGCCGGCAGTCACCTGCTGGACGAGGCCAGCGGCGAATACAACGTGCCCTTTATCAAAAAAATCCTCGCCGACGTGCCGCTTAAGCTGGTCAACCTGGCCTGGCGGGAGCAGGGCTTGCTGGTGCCCAAGGGCAACCCCAAGGGAATCAGCGGCTTTGCCGACCTCAAGCGGGATGATATCAGCTTCATCAATCGCCAGCGGGGCGCCGGCACCCGTATTCTCACCGACCTGCATCTGAACAAACTGGGCATTGCCCCGGAAGAGGTCACCGGCTACCACCGCGAGGAGTACACCCACATGACCGTGGCCTCGGCGGTGGCCGGCGGCAACGCCGACACCGGCCTGGCGATCATGGCCGCCGCCCGGGCCCTGGATCTGGACTTCATCCCGGTGGCCCGGGAGCGCTACGACCTGATCATCCCCACCGCCCACGCCGCCGACCCCAAGGTGGAGGCAGTGCTGGAACTGATCGCCGACAACCGGGAATTCCGCGACACGGTCACCGGCCTGGGCGGCTACGACCTGACCGACTGCGGCAAATTGATATACGAACAGTGGTAA
- a CDS encoding ABC transporter ATP-binding protein, with amino-acid sequence MTVNEKPNTPILEVSGLSKRFGAHQAVKDLDLTVGAGEIFGFLGPNGAGKTTTIRMLVGLLKPDDGSVRIMGRDLAADPAWGKSHTGYIPDRPFLYEKLTGQEFLQFMAGLYRLPPETFQRNAPRLLRLFDLEQWQDHLVESYSHGMKQKLIITAAFMLEPPLIVVDEPMVGLDPKSARLVKEIFKQHAAAGNTVFLSTHSLEVAQELCHRIGIIVNGRLKALGDMEQLRAQARGQKGDLEDIFLELTGSHELQAVIGALQDQ; translated from the coding sequence ATGACCGTTAATGAAAAACCAAATACCCCGATCCTGGAAGTAAGCGGGCTAAGTAAACGCTTCGGCGCCCACCAGGCGGTCAAGGACTTGGACCTAACGGTGGGCGCCGGCGAGATTTTCGGCTTTCTGGGCCCCAACGGGGCCGGCAAGACCACCACCATCCGCATGCTGGTGGGCCTGCTCAAACCCGATGACGGCAGCGTCAGGATCATGGGTCGTGATCTGGCCGCCGACCCGGCCTGGGGCAAATCCCACACCGGCTACATCCCCGACCGCCCCTTTTTATATGAAAAACTCACCGGCCAGGAGTTTCTCCAGTTCATGGCCGGTCTGTACCGGCTGCCGCCGGAGACCTTCCAGCGCAACGCCCCCCGCCTGCTGCGCCTTTTCGATCTTGAACAATGGCAGGATCACCTGGTGGAAAGCTATTCACATGGCATGAAGCAGAAACTGATCATCACCGCCGCCTTCATGCTGGAACCGCCTTTGATTGTGGTGGACGAACCCATGGTGGGGCTGGACCCCAAAAGTGCCCGGCTGGTAAAAGAAATTTTCAAGCAGCATGCCGCCGCCGGCAACACCGTTTTTCTCTCCACCCACTCTTTGGAGGTGGCCCAGGAACTCTGCCATCGCATCGGGATTATCGTTAACGGCCGCCTCAAGGCCCTGGGCGACATGGAGCAGCTTCGGGCCCAGGCCCGGGGACAGAAGGGCGACCTGGAGGATATTTTCCTGGAACTCACCGGCTCCCACGAGTTGCAGGCGGTAATCGGCGCCCTGCAGGACCAGTAA
- a CDS encoding transglutaminase-like domain-containing protein, giving the protein MNIPIIWRLGILLLWLVLLGLLLGRDYLVEELQLRETAALERDRETSFAGVYFQGERIGFVRSRLTPGAEEEMLLEQEAYLLLNILDEQHPVRLRLTARLDNAHLLQDFDFTLLSPFAETRARGRMEGPDGLTLLLELDTPRSGVRRERIALREAPRIATNQRAYLLPPDLSPGDRLRVSYFDPVSLAGHERILEYRGREREVIEGRIHNLHRFSETFAGMRINVWLNDQGRMVKEQSPAGFVFLAEPEFRATDIPAAGPEILTSVAVPLEGRLPADLAQRRQMQYRLLLAEEVELDLGQDLDLIGGRQQLTDNLLTIQREQWPPPPETYPCAPAAPWEGSGGEAQPHQRNAQQIKAALAATPHVQSDDPELAALAHRIVAQAQTPADQVAKLAAWVHREMEQRPVMGIPDALSVLESRVGDCNEHATLFAALARAVGLPTRIAAGLVYLDDRFYYHAWNEVCLGEKWYSVDTTLNELPAGLTHIRLVTGETAEMVRLGALLGKLRLQTSP; this is encoded by the coding sequence TTGAACATACCGATCATATGGCGCCTGGGAATACTGCTGCTCTGGCTGGTCTTGCTGGGCCTGCTGCTGGGCCGGGACTACCTGGTGGAAGAGCTGCAACTGCGGGAAACCGCCGCCCTGGAACGTGACCGGGAAACCAGCTTCGCCGGAGTCTATTTCCAGGGGGAGCGCATCGGCTTTGTCCGCAGCCGCTTAACCCCCGGCGCCGAAGAAGAGATGCTGCTGGAGCAGGAAGCCTACCTGCTGCTCAATATCCTCGATGAACAGCACCCGGTGCGCCTGCGGCTAACCGCCCGGCTGGACAACGCTCACCTGCTGCAGGATTTCGACTTCACCCTGCTCTCCCCCTTTGCCGAAACCAGGGCCCGGGGCCGGATGGAGGGGCCGGACGGGCTGACTTTGCTGCTGGAACTGGACACCCCCAGGAGCGGGGTCCGCCGGGAGCGGATCGCCCTGCGGGAAGCGCCGCGGATCGCCACCAACCAGCGAGCCTACCTGCTGCCCCCGGACCTGAGCCCCGGCGATCGGCTGCGGGTCAGCTATTTCGACCCCGTTTCCCTGGCCGGCCACGAACGGATTTTGGAATACCGGGGCCGGGAACGTGAGGTAATCGAGGGGCGGATTCATAACCTGCACCGCTTCAGTGAAACCTTTGCCGGCATGCGGATCAACGTCTGGCTCAACGACCAGGGCCGGATGGTCAAGGAGCAGTCGCCGGCAGGCTTTGTGTTCCTGGCTGAGCCGGAATTCCGGGCCACCGACATCCCCGCCGCCGGCCCGGAAATTTTAACCTCGGTGGCGGTCCCCCTGGAAGGACGCCTGCCCGCCGACCTGGCGCAACGCCGGCAAATGCAATACCGCCTGCTGCTGGCTGAAGAGGTGGAACTGGACCTGGGCCAGGATCTGGACCTGATCGGCGGCCGCCAGCAACTGACCGACAATCTCCTGACCATCCAGCGTGAACAATGGCCTCCGCCACCTGAAACCTATCCCTGCGCCCCGGCGGCTCCCTGGGAAGGTTCCGGCGGCGAAGCGCAACCTCACCAACGAAACGCTCAGCAAATAAAAGCCGCCCTGGCCGCCACCCCCCACGTGCAGAGCGACGACCCGGAACTGGCCGCCCTGGCTCACCGCATCGTGGCCCAAGCCCAAACCCCGGCCGACCAGGTGGCAAAACTGGCCGCCTGGGTCCACCGGGAAATGGAACAACGCCCGGTAATGGGCATCCCCGACGCCTTGAGCGTGCTGGAAAGCCGGGTGGGCGACTGCAACGAGCACGCCACCCTGTTTGCCGCCCTGGCCCGGGCTGTGGGGCTGCCCACCAGGATCGCCGCCGGCCTGGTCTACCTGGATGACCGCTTTTACTACCACGCCTGGAACGAGGTCTGCCTGGGCGAAAAATGGTACAGCGTGGACACCACCTTAAACGAACTACCCGCCGGCCTGACCCACATCCGCCTGGTCACCGGCGAAACCGCCGAAATGGTACGGTTGGGCGCACTGTTAGGGAAACTGCGCCTGCAAACCTCACCCTAA
- a CDS encoding putative ABC transporter permease subunit: MFNLLRPFLLSARHYLLPGGRPGGKGLGILLFSLAVAVALYLLAIRVITYFQAQSELGIILSLKIFEMAWILLFAMVMFSAMVTSVSTIFLSKDNEIVFAAPLPPARIFTMRYLTTSFYTGWMLFLFMLPLLLAYGQVFGAGHLYWPLLVPTLLATILSATGAGLLFTIILVNLFPARRTKDIVLYLSICFGILIYLMFRLLRPEELVNPDNYGHFIEYLSALSAPAAGYLPPAWSANLLSLYLLDRELDLLLLAVLLLTPVALFFLGEAAMNRWFFRGYSKSCESFGGGRRFAGRLTSYRPQPWRRIFHKEAKTLLRDSTEWAQFFMVGALIIVYLYNFKILPLDRAFIQEEYLANLIAFLNIGLSTFVCASLAARFVFPAVSAEGGAMVLLQSSPLSMRSYLLRKYLFYLPPFTFLALLLILLSNHLLGVTGPMWWIALALVLPLAWALPALALGFGSIYADFKAENRAATLGGWGAWLYLLSAMSLIIATIAASTYPAWRLLRNWLRHGAPAPGDLPLLLAALLLAALFSAAVAGFFFLKGAKALDHLA, translated from the coding sequence ATGTTTAATCTGCTGCGTCCATTCCTGCTCAGCGCCCGCCATTATTTGCTTCCCGGCGGCCGGCCCGGCGGCAAGGGGCTGGGCATCCTGCTCTTCAGCCTTGCCGTGGCCGTGGCCCTGTATCTGCTGGCCATAAGGGTAATTACCTACTTCCAGGCCCAAAGCGAACTGGGGATTATCCTCAGTTTGAAAATTTTTGAAATGGCCTGGATTCTGCTCTTTGCCATGGTCATGTTTTCCGCCATGGTTACCTCGGTTTCCACCATCTTTCTTTCCAAAGACAACGAGATCGTCTTTGCCGCCCCGCTGCCGCCGGCCCGTATTTTCACCATGCGCTACCTGACCACCAGCTTTTATACCGGCTGGATGCTCTTTTTGTTTATGCTCCCTCTTCTGCTGGCCTACGGGCAAGTGTTCGGGGCCGGCCACCTCTACTGGCCGCTGCTGGTTCCCACCCTGCTGGCCACAATTTTGTCCGCCACCGGGGCCGGGCTGCTGTTTACCATTATTTTGGTCAACCTCTTCCCCGCCCGGCGTACCAAGGATATCGTGCTTTATCTGTCCATTTGCTTCGGCATTCTGATCTACCTGATGTTCCGGCTGTTGCGCCCCGAAGAGCTGGTCAACCCCGACAATTACGGCCATTTCATCGAATATCTCTCGGCCCTGTCGGCGCCTGCCGCCGGGTATTTGCCCCCGGCCTGGAGCGCCAACCTGCTCTCCCTTTATCTGCTGGACCGAGAGTTGGACCTGCTGCTGCTGGCGGTACTGCTGCTGACACCGGTGGCCCTGTTCTTTTTGGGGGAGGCGGCCATGAACCGCTGGTTTTTCCGGGGTTACAGCAAATCGTGCGAGTCCTTCGGCGGCGGTCGGCGTTTTGCAGGCCGCTTAACCAGCTACCGGCCCCAGCCCTGGCGGCGGATCTTTCACAAGGAGGCCAAAACCCTGCTCCGGGATTCCACCGAGTGGGCCCAGTTTTTCATGGTGGGCGCCCTGATTATTGTTTACCTGTACAATTTTAAAATTCTGCCTTTAGACCGGGCCTTTATTCAGGAAGAATACCTGGCCAACCTGATCGCCTTTCTCAATATCGGCCTCAGCACCTTTGTTTGCGCCTCTCTCGCGGCCCGGTTCGTCTTCCCGGCCGTCAGTGCCGAAGGCGGGGCCATGGTGCTGCTGCAAAGCTCGCCCTTAAGCATGCGTTCTTACCTGCTGCGCAAATACCTTTTTTACCTGCCACCCTTTACTTTTCTGGCCCTGCTGCTGATCCTGCTCTCCAACCACTTGCTGGGGGTAACCGGCCCCATGTGGTGGATCGCCTTGGCCCTGGTGTTACCTTTGGCCTGGGCCCTGCCGGCTCTGGCCCTGGGTTTCGGCTCCATCTACGCCGACTTCAAGGCGGAAAACCGGGCCGCCACCCTGGGCGGCTGGGGGGCCTGGCTTTATCTGCTCAGCGCCATGAGCCTGATCATTGCCACCATTGCCGCCAGCACCTACCCGGCCTGGCGCCTGCTGCGCAACTGGCTGCGCCACGGAGCCCCGGCGCCAGGAGACCTGCCGCTGCTGCTGGCCGCCTTGCTGCTGGCGGCCCTGTTCTCGGCGGCGGTGGCGGGCTTTTTCTTCCTGAAAGGGGCCAAGGCGCTGGACCATTTGGCCTAA